The Euwallacea similis isolate ESF13 chromosome 21, ESF131.1, whole genome shotgun sequence genome contains the following window.
ttGTGTTTTAGAGCCTATCAAAATGGCCGTTAAAGATTTATAAAAGCTTATCTACTTCCAGAGATATTCACGAAAGCAAAATTTTGGTAAagtgttttttcctttttagatgtatttaaaaataattgacacTTTGTCATTTTGCCCTTTACCATGTTGTATTATCATCTTTAAACTAAATTCTAAAcctttttaatctaaattcaATAATACTTAACGATTAATTCCGTCTCTGCATCTTTTAGAATCTGCAAGATTCCAATATATCCATCACCAACTTGAACCATACTGTGGACAGTCCATACTGGTCTTAAAGGACGGGTCCAAAGGGATGGGAGTGGTCAAAGGTTTGAACATAACCATCAACGACCTATAACTTAAcgaataaatttgtatttatttaaaaaaaacaaaagggGAATGATattcttttcaattatatGCATACAACGCAATAAagctaaattttaattggtaaAACTGAAGAtgcacatttttgaaaataatattaatgacaaaattgacaataaaaacatgttaagatgaattttaaaactagACAAAATATAAAGCAAACTAACAAAACTATGTATCACTAGAAACTGTTTAACAATTTACCAGTAAAAATCACAAAAGTCTCTGTATTAATTTACACATTACACATTACtataaaatgtgtaaattaaCAGATATTATATGTATGTTACATAAGGATATTATATACAATATCACTATATACGACTATACGCCATGTGCTAATATCAGCATGAAAACTAGATTTTAAACATTCTCATTACTACTACTTAAAACTTAGAAAGaagaattttacaataaacaTTTATAGTTAAAACACAccaattttcttctaaaaattaatttcacagTCCCTATTCATCTACCATCAAAAAAGTTAGTTTTACCAAAAATAGTTGCAGTTTCTAGAAGTTCTCGTACATACGCAGATTGTTGAAGATCGTTACAAGTTTGGATTCGTCTGTAGAGCACAGGACAGTCTAAAGAGTTACAATTAACTTGGTCCCTATAGCCAGTACAAGAATGGCATATCTGAAGCAGAATGAGGAATCGCTAGGTAATGTCTAATGTCATATGGTTATTTTATCTGTACCTACCaccaatatttaattattataattaagttACGGGAAATGATAAGAGTCAAAAAGTGTAGCACTGATTATACTACCTAACCCAATTCAAATAGAAATGTTCATATTCAGTCCATTCTCAGAGTGTGGATCTTACCAATAATGTATTGTTGTAGTTTTGTTcccattttcttaatttctccATAAGCACCAGAGCTGCCAGATGCGGCTTTTGACTACATGTCACACAGAGTCCTTCCAGCGTGGGTTCCGAGCAACATGCgcacattttcgaaataaaatattgtgaaattGTGGTTTTAATTTTCGGAGACGTATTTGGAAGATACTGAGTACTCTTTCGAGGCATCTGATTAAACCTGAAAGGCGACTTGCTGAAAGTAGTTAAAGGAAATTAGGGCCACATTATTAATGTGGCACTAACCTTCGCATCAAGCTGGTTTCTATAGATGCCAAAAATCTGACTTTTTTAGCTTGCAGTTAAACTtaacagcacattaataattttagccCTACAAGGGCAGTTTTatatttcgtatttttttctttaccaAATATTGACATCAGCACCGATGAGATTGAGGCACCGATTTAGAGGTGGAATAATGACTTTGGTAATATAATAGAGGGCATTGGGGCGCAGAGCACTGTCACTGAGAAGATCCTTTGGAGTACGTACAAGACGTATTAATGGTAATCCGGGAGGGCCATTCACTATAATGTATGGCACTCTCTCCCCGCTACGTGGTTCGTTGCGCTTATCAGTCAAGATCCATTttctacaaattaaaatatattcaaatataaatagtACTTACTTGTAGCTTTAATAGATACAGTCTAAGCAGTAGTAAGAAAGTATTTactaaattagattttaaataaacagtAAATAAATACCGCGCAAGTTCTAAGGCAGGCACACATGCTCCAGGTCTGTATCCACTACTGCCCCTGTATTCTTTCGCGAAGGTTAGATCCTGAATGCTTGCTCTCCCAGCCTGAATCTTGCTGAATTGTTTTAACACGTAGTTCTTGATAATACTTACATTTTTAGTCTCGAATAGAAGGGTGAGACACTTTTGTAACATCTGAAAACAACATTCTTCACAAACATATTtctgaataataatattaaaacaagaaaactaaACTAAAGTGATATAAGATTTTCATAAGGTTATTCTTTAGAGGAGTTTCAGGAatactttatatttttgctCCTTCTTACCTTTGAAACAGCCGGGCACCCATCACGCCTTACAGTTTCGATACCTTTAGCCTCATAGACTGGAACTTCATCGTCCGGACTCTCGTACATGTAGCCCACGTATCTCTTTTTAGTTTGCAAAATACATGGCTGGTACACCTTCTCCAATTTCAACTTCACAGGATCGGGATTATCTGCCGTGACAGCATCTGCAATTTGTTTGCCGATTTCAAAGGCCTCTTCTTTTGTTCTGCCGGGTACTAAGACGAAGAGTGAGTCTGTGTCTCCATAAACGACCTATCgattattctaaatttgaaagatATTTGTGCGAGAGTTGCTATAGTAGTCACTAAACTATAGTTTCGGCATTTGGAAAGctgattgaagaaaaatgaagGACTGTTTCTGAACGAAACAGCTCCCTTGCTTAAAGACGCAAGAAAACCTAAAACTTGACCAGAGAATATATTAAAAGTAGAAATTACCTACCCTAGCTTCCCATTCAGTAGATTCCTCCACTACTGCAATAGCTCGTTGCAATGTCTCCCTGCCTTTGCTCACGACACTGTCTCCCACTTCCACACAACACATTCTCCCACTAAAGTTAGCAGCAGTGTAACCATAAGTAACGTTCGCTATCAACTTCAATCCAAGTTGTCTATTGTGCAACACTTTCAGCAAATTGTCCTCccctttattttctttcatcGAATTTTTCACCATAAGTCTCGTGTCCAGGACTTCCTTCAACATTCTCGGCAAAATTCCCTCTcgaactttattttttacaaacgCTACTCCACAGGGGGAAAAGTTCAGCAAATTCCTCTTACTGAGCTTTTCTAGCAGTTTTCTTGGCACTTTTAATTGGGTAGCTCCGAACTCGAAAGGGTGGTTCTGGCCTAGGTTGCCAACCCTTCCCACACAAGTGGTGAAACAATAGTTATAGGCTATTATTATTGAAGGATATAAGCTTTGAAAATCCAAAACTATAACTGGATCGGTATACATTTTGGATTCGGGCTCCATCACCAATGGAATAAATTCTGGAGCTTTCATATGAGCTCGCTGCTTGACGTCTGGGGACACAGGAACGAAGTTCAGAGGTTTGGCAAGGCGAAGCATCATTGATTCGACTCTAAATTGCGAACCCCTGGATAAAACTTCGTAGAACATAATTCCGAACAATCTGGCAAGTTCACTTGTTCGATTAATGAAATCTAATTTATGAAACAGTTCTAGTATTGTATCTACGCGCAGCAAGTAGTAACGAACTGTGCGGTGCCTGTAAAGATTGCTGCAATGATCCCACCAGAAAGTCAAATCTTTAAATGGGTACAAAGGGATGCGTCTATGCAGAATATGATACACTACTGACTCGAATGTGTAGCTCTGGACAGCGATTTCATGTCTCATTATTCTCCATACGTTCAGTACTATACGACCAATGATATTAGTCTCAAATTCCTGGTAGCTTAACTTGGACTTTCCAAATTTATGCAACTCACTTCTGCCGAGCAACGGCATCAAGTTTATTGATAAAACAAGCGCTCTTTCTATTAAATACCCCCAAGAGAGCATTTCAATCTCATAACCGGTTAATATATCTGCGTCCCACTTTCTAACTAACTCTACTACACTATATATTAAAGCTTCTTCGGTCTTTACATAAGTAATATCACAGTCAATTTCTAAGCCATAAAGGAAGTCAGCCCTGATCTTTTCCAGTTCTACGGGTAGGCTATTTACAGCTATCACGCCTCTAATTTTGCGCTTCTTTGGACTATTTTCGGGTATATCGTTCAGTATTGAGTAGAAAATTGCACCAATTTGGTCTAATTGAGGATCGGGTTTAAAATCGCCTCTAGTGCGAACATGGAGTTCCAATACCATAGTAGTTAGGTACTGATGCTGCTCCACTGCTCTGGCTGCATATAAATCTTGTACCGACTTTTCAAAGCCGAATGTGTTGTATGGAGTTTGACCACTGATTTGACAAGATTTATTCCCGGATTCATTTTTTGCTggatgaataattttttccttttccttcCTATGATCTATTACCGAATTCAAAGGTGTTAAAGGCGTTAAAGAAAGCTCACAATCTGAATCGCCATTCATGTTATTAGGACTATCAGGAATATAGAACACTTTCGATCGTCCTTCATGTGGTGTTGGTTCAGGTGAAGACTCTTCATGAtgtgacatatttttttcccaatttttgaCACTTCGAATTGAAGGTGCACTCTTTATAGGGCGGAGCACTACAGTTTTATTAGCACAATAAGCCAACTTCatgtttttaacattatttgcattccatttcaatttaacaacgttctcaataaaatttcttctaaatgCCTCTATTGCATTATATTGTGACTCGAAATCTGGTAAATGAGCAGCGATTTTGCTTGGAATGCGTAAAGTTCTTTGGCCAATCTCCACAAATCCTGTATAATCATCTGCATTACCATAAAACGGCTCTTGTTGTTGAATTTTCGGGATTTTATACTCTGTCAATGTTGCTTCTACTCTGGATCTTGTGGGTGCCTGCGGTTTACTAGGTTggttttttattgaagtttgAAGTTCTAGTTGATATGGGGGAATATCTGAGGATAAACTTTGGCCCGAACTTGGAACTGAGCTATCAGGAGTAAAAATTGTAGAACAACCTTCTTTAGCAAGgaatttcgaatttaaatcATATTTCTCAGAGACGGTGAGATTGTGCTCATTTGGATCCTCGTTATCGGAAAATAAGTCCGTATCACCATATAAAGGGTCGCAGCTCTGAGAAACGTCTCTACAAGACTGAGTCTCTTGGACTGGAATATAACTTTGCTTTGACATTTGTGAGGTAGTAAGAGCTAATTTTAAGGAGTAGGTACACGATATGAACTCCTCTGTTGTGGTTTGATTTAATGAAGAAGTTGTTTGAGGAGAAAAGAGATTGTGTTTGTAGGGCACTTTCAGTGACTGATTGGCAGAGTGGCAGCTagaataaagataaaaaaattatgtcagaaaatttgaatgtcGTTTGATCTGACGAATATTTAAAAGGGATCCCAGCttcagaattaatttttaatgaattaagagtcaaattatcaatattaagtcactaattaatatatattttttgaatgtcAAATATACGTATAGTCGGTAACCATCGTCGCCGACTGAGACTGTGCAGTTCAGCCGAAACTGACTCTGACAATATGGCAGAGTTTTAGTAACTACTTGCTAATCAAATCCAATAACCAGTTTAAAAGATTGAAGCTAACTCACTCTTTGTAGTTTCCAGGTATTGGTAGCTTGTTATCAGCAGGTCCTAATAGGTAAATTATCGTCAGTTGTGTCGAAACAATGCACTTAGCATACTACTCAAGGGAAACATTTAAAGCTTTTTacacataaaaatacaattgcAAAAGTTCAATTCGATTTCTACAATAAGAacttgataaaattattgacaaattgattgaaattgaattttaaaaaattgaaaaaaactcgCAGGTAAAACATTTATATAGACATTTTAATCCTTTAAGAATATGCATTTAAACCCGTAAATATCTTTCTCACCTGAACCACACTTTGTCCCGTTTGGTGTATTCGTAAGAGTGATAGCCAATGAAGGATAAGGCGATGGACGAGGTGTCTTCCTTAAGGATTTCGTTTTCAAAGCGATATTTTGCTCATCTTCAGAACTAGAATCCATAGCTCCATCACAATTAATATACATGTTACGCATTGGAAGAGCCTGATTGATATTACGCTTTAGAGCAGttccaaaaatatctaaaaatcaataatttcttaatacgtgcgtttatttttacgtatttttggGATGATAATTTACAAGCTTGAATGAGAATTTCATTGTTTCCCGAGAGTAGATAGGTAAAGATGCAGTTTAATATTTGCGATTagtgaagtaattttttttaattaattaaaatcatctGAATTACATGCATGCATACACTGAAACtgtaaaaaatctaataaattaactatCAACTACATcaaactaaatatttcatttcaaacgtgtaaaatattattatattcagGGCGTCCTGCGTCGAGATCTCAATATTCCATGCTTTCTGAAAATGATgtataaattcattaaaaaccagtaatcattttttcaaaaaaagaaaccAAACATATCCGTTACGctggtaaaaaataattttcttcaaatcaGAAAAGAGCTTTACCTGGAATTACTATTCTACTTTTGAGACGGTAAACAAATTGTTATGCTAGAAGACAATTTTGCTGAATCCAGTTGTGATACTGTTAAAAATACTACTTTAATTTTAGCGGAATTTGTCAGGTAGGTACCTAGCGAAATTAAAGTATGCttcatggaaaaaatcaatatactAATGCACATAAGCTATTAAGGCTCAAATTGTCTTATCTTAGCATTCCCGGAATATTGACAAATCAAATcaggacgccctgtatattttgtaAAGAAATGTTAACATAGGCACATTAATGTAAACAATTAAGCAGCGTAGAACTAGGAagcaatatataattttacgCTAATTTGGATAAATTAGCGCGTGTCATTTGGTCGATTATTGGAAGAAAATATACATTGATAATTATACAtacttatatatatatatatatatatatatatatatatatatacttaTATTTGAAGCATAACATTAATAATGACCGAACTATCACATTGTTTCCATTAGTACCATGACCATTTAACCCATATAATACCTTCACCATTTCCAAAAGGAAAACTACTGGCGGAATAGTTGCCCTTTTCTTGCTCACTATTAATAAGTTTCGGAGTAATCAAAAACGGGCTTGAAAACTGTTTCTTCTCAATATCAAGGGAAAACTTGCGTTTCTCCTGATCACTAACACAACACGTACCACCTATTAAGACCTTCCTCTGTTTGAACCGgctcattttttcaattttaaagatttcttgtttgagaagttcaaatttgaaacagtttttataGTCAGAAATCAAAGATTTCTTGCTTCGGGAATATGATTGACCCGATTGAATTATGGGTAGCAAGTTCTGTGATGCGCTTACATCAATGATGTcgcaatttttcaacaaatgtaactgttcttttatttttctactgTCCTCAGCTACTTGATTTTGAAACCTCAATTCAGTCTCCAATGATGGCttgttaattttcactttattaCTGGGACAAATTGAATGGTTTAATGCAACGCATTCACTCCTCTCTACACGTACTACCAAGTGTTTTAATTCTacatttttgcagtttttctctgatatttttaaagaaccGCTACGAGTTCTCTTAACACCTCTTTTgcggtttaaaattttgttttgcagTAAGGTTAATTTTCTGCGCGATTTACGCAAGCTTCTTTCATCACGTTCACCGGAAAACTTGAATGTATCACATAAAAATTTGGCTTCAGAATCAGCtaaatttttaggaatttgTATAGTTATTGGAGTACTTTGGCCACCATAGTATAGGAAATATGCAGTTAATGGTGTATTGATAAACAAATGAAGGTCAGGTTCGATATAGTTATGTGTAAGGTGTATGAGGCATTTCAACGTGGACTCATTCTCGGACACTAAAAATTAACACACAAAAATGGTTCAAACAAAACACTGTTAAAAATAATCCCAAGCCATGCGAAAAATCACACCGTTCTccagaaaattgttaaaatactTACTTAGGAAATGCGTTTTGTAAGGTTTAACTCTAAACTTCGGTTTCACACCATGTGCCAATTGCGCAATTGAATTCTTTTTGATCACTTTCCCTATACTCAATAGTTTCCTTTTAAGAGTCAGCTGATTGACCCTAAATTTCAAGAGTCGCATGATTTTCTCAAAAGTTTCTTGCATTTTTGATGATGGAGGTGGTTGGTGCGGGAGGTGGTAGTCGTTAGTATCCACAGAGTGGGATTGATCAATATCTAGTCGACGGAGTTTTACTATTGGTGTGCATCTGGGTAGTAAGACATATGGTGATAAACTAAGTTTGTCTGGCGATTTTTTCGGGCAATTGTCTGATTCCTTGGTTGTGTGAATGACAGGTATCGATTTACCGCTATATTGCTGAGATGCGGTAGTCTTCTAGAAATgtcaattaatatttaataagcaGTTACTATTATTCTACAAGGAGTTACTAATAGTTCCTGCAGTTACAAACACAGAGATAAGAGGGATATAATTATGAATAAGGCTTTAAATTTACCGCCATTATTGATTCATTAAGATTTTCCTCAGTGAGATTTCCATCATCTGAGTCACTACTATAATGCTGTCCATCAGTCTGAGGAATCAAGGTTGTGTTAAAACAGTCCTCATTTTCATCACTGTCACTTGAATATTTGCCAGGATCCACATATGGCTTTACAGGAGTGGTAAGTAACTCAAGAGGCATGCTTAAGTCCAGATCATCTTCTgcaatttcatcattttgttCCAAAAGAGGCAGCTGGGATAACACACAGCCTTCCTCTTCAGCTTCAACAAcctagaaaataatttaatccataaatattataaaacttttttaattatcatgaACCTTTTCTTCAGCTAGTTGTTCTAATATTCGCAAAAAAGACTGAGCATCTTGATCCAGACTAACATCATTGGATGTTAAAGTAATATCTAGGTTTTGATTATTTGACACAATGGTGTCATCCAGGGACAACTCTAATGAAGATGAGCCATGAACATCCAAGAGAGaggcattttgaatatttaaatcacTAGGAGTTTCAGCAGgataaattgaaacatttggACTGAGTTCCTACAATAACCTATGCAACAAACTGCCCTCTATTAATGTCACATTTCTCACTTTTTCAACTACATTATCAGTTGATAAGATAGCCAGTCTCTCTTTGAGAGCTTGCTGATACACCAAATGTGTCTTAGTAGGAGCgacattcatatttttcagttcTAGAAAACATCCTAATTGTGATGTTTGATTGTTGTTCCGTCTCCTCTGTTTCTCATCCTCCCACAAAGTTGCAATGCCTGGATTGACTGCTAAATTTCCACTTAATATTTCTTGcttatttaagatattttctgCAAGAACATCTCCTTCCAATTCACACAAGGAAGTTTTTTGTATTGAGTATGGCAAAAATAAATCCTTATCAATATCAGTATCTGGCTTTTCTGGATTGAAACGAAACTTTAAGTTGGACATCACAATACTGCTCATGCCATGAAGGTTGTAGTCAATCATAAATTGAAGAGTAAAGTTCAAGTGGATTTCATGTGGTTGAAATACTTGGGCGAGgatgtttttgtttaagagTAGGGCCCCAACTTTGAGCACCAAACTTGGGttgtaaagataaatttttagGAATTGGTGCTTCTTGGCATGATAGCCATACATTGGTCTAAAATTTGGATCAcattaaactgaaaattaaataaatatatcagcTTACATTCCAGATACCaaagatattttataaacatGCTGTGCATTGGAAGTGGCTTGGTTAAACTGTATATTAATAGTCTTATCAATAACTGCAGCTAATTTATACATTAATTCTTCAGGATTGCTCTTCCCGTCATAAGGAATATagaaatatggaaaaactCCGTGGATATgaacacatattttttgacctaaaagtaaagaaaagcattgtgtttttataaaaagtttcaaaaaggtgaaacattcaatataaaaagtgaacaaaaatgaattatcaagctataaaaaaatagtcttaagtattaaatttaaacaagtGTCTACTTACACAAGATGTTAATAAATGACACACCAAATCAATTgccagtatatttttaaagcaagTATAATTTTAAGTGTGACATTGCCATTGAGTGAAAcatatacaataaaaaattttctgctaccattttgacttaaaaatacTTACCAGTTTCTGTAGAACCAAAACACCTTATTACTGGTACTTGACTAATTGTTGAGCTCCTAAATTCTGAATAAATCACATCTAAACCGGGAGTTGGTGCTGACATATAGTAATCCAATACCACAATTTTTACTGAATATGGCATAATGAACCCtgaaagttgaaataaaaagaaaaatatgtaaagtCAATTTGGAgtttaaatcaataattgaatAAGAAGACAACTTGTTTTAAAATCTCTTCCATACTTTTCGTCACTCTTGATCACAAACTCAcctatttcatatttatatcCACAAGAG
Protein-coding sequences here:
- the DNApol-zeta gene encoding DNA polymerase zeta catalytic subunit isoform X1, whose protein sequence is MPYSVKIVVLDYYMSAPTPGLDVIYSEFRSSTISQVPVIRCFGSTETGQKICVHIHGVFPYFYIPYDGKSNPEELMYKLAAVIDKTINIQFNQATSNAQHVYKISLVSGIPMYGYHAKKHQFLKIYLYNPSLVLKVGALLLNKNILAQVFQPHEIHLNFTLQFMIDYNLHGMSSIVMSNLKFRFNPEKPDTDIDKDLFLPYSIQKTSLCELEGDVLAENILNKQEILSGNLAVNPGIATLWEDEKQRRRNNNQTSQLGCFLELKNMNVAPTKTHLVYQQALKERLAILSTDNVVEKELSPNVSIYPAETPSDLNIQNASLLDVHGSSSLELSLDDTIVSNNQNLDITLTSNDVSLDQDAQSFLRILEQLAEEKVVEAEEEGCVLSQLPLLEQNDEIAEDDLDLSMPLELLTTPVKPYVDPGKYSSDSDENEDCFNTTLIPQTDGQHYSSDSDDGNLTEENLNESIMAKTTASQQYSGKSIPVIHTTKESDNCPKKSPDKLSLSPYVLLPRCTPIVKLRRLDIDQSHSVDTNDYHLPHQPPPSSKMQETFEKIMRLLKFRVNQLTLKRKLLSIGKVIKKNSIAQLAHGVKPKFRVKPYKTHFLNIFGTALKRNINQALPMRNMYINCDGAMDSSSEDEQNIALKTKSLRKTPRPSPYPSLAITLTNTPNGTKCGSGPADNKLPIPGNYKDCHSANQSLKVPYKHNLFSPQTTSSLNQTTTEEFISCTYSLKLALTTSQMSKQSYIPVQETQSCRDVSQSCDPLYGDTDLFSDNEDPNEHNLTVSEKYDLNSKFLAKEGCSTIFTPDSSVPSSGQSLSSDIPPYQLELQTSIKNQPSKPQAPTRSRVEATLTEYKIPKIQQQEPFYGNADDYTGFVEIGQRTLRIPSKIAAHLPDFESQYNAIEAFRRNFIENVVKLKWNANNVKNMKLAYCANKTVVLRPIKSAPSIRSVKNWEKNMSHHEESSPEPTPHEGRSKVFYIPDSPNNMNGDSDCELSLTPLTPLNSVIDHRKEKEKIIHPAKNESGNKSCQISGQTPYNTFGFEKSVQDLYAARAVEQHQYLTTMVLELHVRTRGDFKPDPQLDQIGAIFYSILNDIPENSPKKRKIRGVIAVNSLPVELEKIRADFLYGLEIDCDITYVKTEEALIYSVVELVRKWDADILTGYEIEMLSWGYLIERALVLSINLMPLLGRSELHKFGKSKLSYQEFETNIIGRIVLNVWRIMRHEIAVQSYTFESVVYHILHRRIPLYPFKDLTFWWDHCSNLYRHRTVRYYLLRVDTILELFHKLDFINRTSELARLFGIMFYEVLSRGSQFRVESMMLRLAKPLNFVPVSPDVKQRAHMKAPEFIPLVMEPESKMYTDPVIVLDFQSLYPSIIIAYNYCFTTCVGRVGNLGQNHPFEFGATQLKVPRKLLEKLSKRNLLNFSPCGVAFVKNKVREGILPRMLKEVLDTRLMVKNSMKENKGEDNLLKVLHNRQLGLKLIANVTYGYTAANFSGRMCCVEVGDSVVSKGRETLQRAIAVVEESTEWEARVVYGDTDSLFVLVPGRTKEEAFEIGKQIADAVTADNPDPVKLKLEKVYQPCILQTKKRYVGYMYESPDDEVPVYEAKGIETVRRDGCPAVSKMLQKCLTLLFETKNVSIIKNYVLKQFSKIQAGRASIQDLTFAKEYRGSSGYRPGACVPALELARKWILTDKRNEPRSGERVPYIIVNGPPGLPLIRLVRTPKDLLSDSALRPNALYYITKVIIPPLNRCLNLIGADVNIWFNQMPRKSTQYLPNTSPKIKTTISQYFISKMCACCSEPTLEGLCVTCSQKPHLAALVLMEKLRKWEQNYNNTLLICHSCTGYRDQVNCNSLDCPVLYRRIQTCNDLQQSAYVRELLETATIFGKTNFFDGR
- the DNApol-zeta gene encoding DNA polymerase zeta catalytic subunit isoform X2, with the translated sequence MPYSVKIVVLDYYMSAPTPGLDVIYSEFRSSTISQVPVIRCFGSTETGQKICVHIHGVFPYFYIPYDGKSNPEELMYKLAAVIDKTINIQFNQATSNAQHVYKISLVSGIPMYGYHAKKHQFLKIYLYNPSLVLKVGALLLNKNILAQVFQPHEIHLNFTLQFMIDYNLHGMSSIVMSNLKFRFNPEKPDTDIDKDLFLPYSIQKTSLCELEGDVLAENILNKQEILSGNLAVNPGIATLWEDEKQRRRNNNQTSQLGCFLELKNMNVAPTKTHLVYQQALKERLAILSTDNVVEKELSPNVSIYPAETPSDLNIQNASLLDVHGSSSLELSLDDTIVSNNQNLDITLTSNDVSLDQDAQSFLRILEQLAEEKVVEAEEEGCVLSQLPLLEQNDEIAEDDLDLSMPLELLTTPVKPYVDPGKYSSDSDENEDCFNTTLIPQTDGQHYSSDSDDGNLTEENLNESIMAKTTASQQYSGKSIPVIHTTKESDNCPKKSPDKLSLSPYVLLPRCTPIVKLRRLDIDQSHSVDTNDYHLPHQPPPSSKMQETFEKIMRLLKFRVNQLTLKRKLLSIGKVIKKNSIAQLAHGVKPKFRVKPYKTHFLNIFGTALKRNINQALPMRNMYINCDGAMDSSSEDEQNIALKTKSLRKTPRPSPYPSLAITLTNTPNGTKCGSGPADNKLPIPGNYKDCHSANQSLKVPYKHNLFSPQTTSSLNQTTTEEFISCTYSLKLALTTSQMSKQSYIPVQETQSCRDVSQSCDPLYGDTDLFSDNEDPNEHNLTVSEKYDLNSKFLAKEGCSTIFTPDSSVPSSGQSLSSDIPPYQLELQTSIKNQPSKPQAPTRSRVEATLTEYKIPKIQQQEPFYGNADDYTGFVEIGQRTLRIPSKIAAHLPDFESQYNAIEAFRRNFIENVVKLKWNANNVKNMKLAYCANKTVVLRPIKSAPSIRSVKNWEKNMSHHEESSPEPTPHEGRSKVFYIPDSPNNMNGDSDCELSLTPLTPLNSVIDHRKEKEKIIHPAKNESGNKSCQISGQTPYNTFGFEKSVQDLYAARAVEQHQYLTTMVLELHVRTRGDFKPDPQLDQIGAIFYSILNDIPENSPKKRKIRGVIAVNSLPVELEKIRADFLYGLEIDCDITYVKTEEALIYSVVELVRKWDADILTGYEIEMLSWGYLIERALVLSINLMPLLGRSELHKFGKSKLSYQEFETNIIGRIVLNVWRIMRHEIAVQSYTFESVVYHILHRRIPLYPFKDLTFWWDHCSNLYRHRTVRYYLLRVDTILELFHKLDFINRTSELARLFGIMFYEVLSRGSQFRVESMMLRLAKPLNFVPVSPDVKQRAHMKAPEFIPLVMEPESKMYTDPVIVLDFQSLYPSIIIAYNYCFTTCVGRVGNLGQNHPFEFGATQLKVPRKLLEKLSKRNLLNFSPCGVAFVKNKVREGILPRMLKEVLDTRLMVKNSMKENKGEDNLLKVLHNRQLGLKLIANVTYGYTAANFSGRMCCVEVGDSVVSKGRETLQRAIAVVEESTEWEARVVYGDTDSLFVLVPGRTKEEAFEIGKQIADAVTADNPDPVKLKLEKVYQPCILQTKKRYVGYMYESPDDEVPVYEAKGIETVRRDGCPAVSKMLQKCLTLLFETKNAGRASIQDLTFAKEYRGSSGYRPGACVPALELARKWILTDKRNEPRSGERVPYIIVNGPPGLPLIRLVRTPKDLLSDSALRPNALYYITKVIIPPLNRCLNLIGADVNIWFNQMPRKSTQYLPNTSPKIKTTISQYFISKMCACCSEPTLEGLCVTCSQKPHLAALVLMEKLRKWEQNYNNTLLICHSCTGYRDQVNCNSLDCPVLYRRIQTCNDLQQSAYVRELLETATIFGKTNFFDGR